The Chryseobacterium indicum genome includes a window with the following:
- the asnB gene encoding asparagine synthase (glutamine-hydrolyzing), with translation MCGICGFIRFDRRASEDDKRIVKNMNEKLLHRGPDAQDVAVFENIALGFTRLSIIGLENGMQPIYNEDESVLIICNGEIFNYIELREELKNNGHTFRTASDVEVIVHLYEQYGMEFLNMLNGQFAFALYDKRKRKLFCARDQMGIIPFHYTFVDNTFIFGSEVKAILEHPAVKRDVDLTALDQIFTFPGLYSPRTMFKGINSLENGHYLTIDDDGKITNTEYWDLIYPEGEDDEDIISEEHYIDELERLFERAINLRLRADVPSGLYLSGGLDSSMITMKVNQLAPDARKESFSIDFIDSQYSESIYQKIIAKEGNAKLNQRTFFYDDIVQRLQHSVYHSECPIKETYNTASLSLSESVRNKNIKVILSGEGADEFFAGYVGYRFDKMKAMNNHKNESYSAEDELKQKLWGDRSFFYEKDYTQFNTLKRSLYSSEINASFEEFNCLNHPVINKERIENRDVLRKRAYIDYKLRLVDHLVSDHGDRMAMANSVEVRYPFLDKDLIEFSTRVPSGLKLKDFTEKYILKKMAARFVPKEVFNREKFHFIAPGSPYLLQKNIEYINDILSYDQIKKQGYFNPDEVERLKKLYKQDGFTINAPFESDLLIIVITFGILLDTFFSNKTSESHMIKAFG, from the coding sequence ATGTGCGGAATATGTGGCTTTATCAGATTTGATAGACGTGCAAGCGAAGACGACAAAAGAATTGTCAAAAATATGAATGAAAAACTTCTTCATAGAGGTCCTGATGCTCAGGATGTGGCAGTTTTTGAAAATATAGCTCTGGGATTTACAAGATTGAGTATTATAGGACTTGAAAATGGGATGCAGCCTATTTATAACGAGGACGAGTCTGTTTTAATTATTTGTAACGGCGAGATATTCAACTATATAGAGCTTCGAGAGGAGCTTAAAAACAACGGGCATACTTTCAGAACTGCATCAGACGTGGAAGTTATTGTTCACTTATACGAACAATACGGAATGGAGTTCCTGAATATGCTTAATGGGCAATTTGCATTCGCTTTATATGATAAAAGAAAGAGAAAATTGTTTTGTGCAAGAGATCAGATGGGGATCATACCTTTCCATTATACTTTTGTCGACAATACCTTCATTTTCGGATCCGAAGTTAAGGCAATACTTGAGCATCCTGCTGTAAAAAGAGATGTCGATCTTACGGCATTGGATCAGATCTTTACATTTCCGGGATTATACAGCCCGAGAACAATGTTCAAAGGAATAAACAGTCTTGAAAACGGTCATTACCTTACCATTGATGATGATGGGAAAATTACCAACACTGAATATTGGGATTTGATTTATCCGGAAGGTGAAGACGATGAAGACATCATCTCCGAAGAACATTATATTGATGAGCTTGAAAGACTGTTTGAAAGAGCAATTAATTTAAGGCTAAGAGCAGATGTACCTTCCGGGCTTTATCTTAGCGGAGGATTGGATTCTTCAATGATTACCATGAAAGTTAATCAATTGGCTCCCGATGCAAGAAAAGAATCCTTTTCAATAGATTTTATTGATTCTCAGTATTCGGAATCTATCTATCAGAAAATTATTGCTAAAGAAGGAAATGCAAAGCTTAATCAGAGAACGTTTTTTTACGACGATATTGTTCAGAGATTACAGCATTCGGTTTATCATAGTGAATGCCCTATCAAAGAAACTTATAACACAGCTTCATTATCGCTTTCAGAATCTGTTAGAAATAAGAATATAAAAGTAATTCTTTCCGGAGAAGGAGCAGACGAGTTTTTCGCGGGATATGTGGGTTATCGTTTTGATAAAATGAAGGCAATGAATAACCATAAGAACGAAAGCTATTCTGCTGAAGATGAATTAAAGCAAAAATTATGGGGAGATAGATCATTCTTTTACGAAAAAGACTACACCCAGTTCAACACTCTGAAAAGAAGCCTTTATTCCTCAGAAATTAATGCGTCTTTTGAAGAGTTTAACTGTCTTAATCATCCTGTTATTAATAAAGAAAGAATTGAAAACAGAGATGTTCTGAGAAAAAGGGCTTATATAGATTATAAGTTAAGATTGGTAGATCATTTGGTTTCCGATCACGGAGACAGAATGGCAATGGCAAATTCTGTAGAAGTAAGATATCCTTTCCTGGATAAAGACTTAATAGAATTTTCGACAAGAGTACCGTCTGGTCTTAAGCTTAAAGATTTTACAGAAAAATATATCCTGAAAAAAATGGCAGCCAGATTTGTTCCTAAAGAGGTCTTCAATAGAGAGAAGTTTCATTTTATAGCTCCGGGAAGCCCTTATCTGCTTCAGAAAAATATAGAATATATCAACGATATTTTATCTTATGATCAGATCAAAAAGCAAGGATATTTTAATCCGGATGAAGTAGAAAGACTTAAAAAACTTTATAAACAGGATGGCTTTACGATTAATGCACCTTTTGAGAGTGATCTGTTAATTATTGTCATCACATTCGGAATCCTTCTGGATACATTCTTTAGTAATAAAACGAGCGAAAGCCACATGATAAAGGCATTTGGCTAA
- a CDS encoding hybrid non-ribosomal peptide synthetase/type I polyketide synthase — protein sequence MHNYSGIEVAIIGMAGQFPGANNINEFWDNLKNGVESIKFFEDEELLAEGEDKNAIKNPNYVKANAFLSNKEYFDGAFFGYTPAEVKLMDPQIRLFHENCWKALEDAGYINTGNQKIGLFAGASSNVNWLNYSMFTNLDNEVDHFSAFRLRDATFMCSRVSYLMNLQGPSIYVNTACSTSLVAVQRACMSLLLRECKIALAGGITIKNYSKKGYFYEEGMIDSRDGHCRAFDSEADGTVGGEGVGIVVLKRLADAIEDGDHIYAVIRGSGVNNDGSQKIAYSAPSVDGQSQAILKALSMAKVPAESISYIEAHGTATKLGDPIEIEGLNNSFGLSEKKYCAIGSVKTNIGHLDIASGVAGLIKTAMSLENRQIPASLNFKSHNPKINFAESPFYVNTELTDWKNDQYPLRAGVSSFGIGGTNAHVILEEAPSPKVSSHSREHQLLVFSAKTKTSLERSLKEFKTYFQTNPKAKLADVAHTLQFGRVPMNYRVSVAAKDFEDAVAMLDAVKVRDRGISENQKPTIAFMFPGYGSQYAGMCKDLYASEAAFKKSVDECIAIVKNKFNKDLSPLLLAGEGSEWAGKINEIEFSQPILFVIEYALAQTLIQWGITPDIVGGHSTGKYVAACISDIFSLEDALMLIVKRAELMQKVSKGSMLSVSIAEQELLPLLKDFNDISLAAVNSTELCVVSGKDEAVEKLSHFLEQKGYMCKPLAASHAYHSYMMDEILEEFENVIKKIKISPQQIPFLSNLSGGFATDAEIAQPQYWVRHIRETVRFSDNVEEILKNKKAVILEVGPGKVLTSLVNSNKFKNDGHTVINLVRHPNEEINDQKNLISALGKIWEQGVDIDWKNLYNPDEVRLKVSLPTYSFDKVSYPVNVDAFKMILNHSVHTIGDSSSWYYASSWKKVSLLKKEYIHDEHTLIFSDNSGVGELLFQKLTTEGEKVTMVKKSDKYSQDRTELYHIDPENEDHYQQLFNDLAAEGKKATRIIYAWPVAKTESQHQDIADKEFFHLVNVAKSIKNNVHSENKKLVLITNDLHSITGYESLEIKKSAQLGLLKVISQECIGFSTSHIDISLHHMLNESDIQYLTDEIKYIQTGKTVSLRNSNRWEQIFDRQKIEETTEQKAFREGGVYMITGGLGNLGYNLSEYLIKKYKAKIILLGRSILPQRDQWNSEKNNLAVNRMLTLESLGDVFYYNCNIADENSLKETVQKAEEKFGTINGVIHAAGIVSESSVNMFDLLSKEGYKEHFDAKIKGIVNLDIAFKDKPLDFCFIVSSLSSVLGGLGFGGYASANTFIDYFVSEKRNIKDPRNWICVNFEALDFADIPEDPNNLNIPEIFEVVEQSLMMSELSPIVISKRDLQLRIDEWVTKKGSNTQESDASDHNALYESLAVAGGDISNAIELTMKNLWEDFFGKSVESEDDFFEIGGDSLKALTIIRKILAVFSIEISIKEFFDNSTLEKASKLILNKKEQGIAEIKSMPIPKAEVKEYYPLSSVQKRSYFIHEFSKTSLAYNLPRIVRLKGKIDINHITDIFRQLFDRHESLRTYFVQENGVPVQKIQDSVSFGISIYKAEENNVSHIINEFIAPFKLDSCPLMRVGIIELGSEEHMLMVDNHHIISDAISQGILIYDFMRLYNNEILPELKIQYKDYVEWQLSEERMQKIIEQKYFWNDQFSDEFSYLELPTDFARPLVSSYTGEAVNIELTSQETKGLKKLAEEEKVTNYMLLLSVFNIFISKISNQEDIIVGSPVAGRQHSDLDDVIGDFVNVLPIRNFPKGSLKFREFLSEVKTNAIACFDNQEYPFEELVDDLNVKRSTNRNPLFDVFFEYQTISEDTELKIPGLELTNFNNFEEKALTVSKFDMMFSAVESSDGSELYLRLEYSYDLFKRETIERFIGYYKKIVNAVVNNPEILIADIILHEQEDQELIYNENKTSTSESTETIVELFENQFIRTPEQIAIQDNSQVLSFEDLKKASDRISAYLTEVKGIKQGDLVGVMLDRNIDLVPTILGVLKTGAAFVPIDIKTPAERVNSIAAESEFKLLITMSKYIDSVTVHTLKLDEEANLIKEYKAIPYKPDSIDHQSVAYIIFTSGSTGKPKGVMIEHHSLVNYIKFAESQYVNGLKSTFPLFTSISFDLTITSIFTPLVTGNTIVMFPEDENESLVEKVFQNNEIDVIKLTPSHLKIVKEISFDDSNNSRRIIVGGEDLETRLAQEIFKKFEGNVEIYNEYGPTEATVGCMIYKFRPEEDFHSVPIGVPVDNTQIYLLDSSLKPVPVGVKGELYVAGAGIARGYLNNEELTQEKFLENPFVKGKKMYKTGDLAVRLADGNILFKGRIDDQIKIRGYRIELGEIESKMFGYQDIKEAVVLAKETDNDKSLVAYYVSDVAADAEDLKNYLLTVLPDYMVPVNYIRLDKLPLTKNGKLDKKALPDVEVESAYKAPSNELEHMLVDIFANILKLEKDTISTTKSFFELGGNSIKVILLISNIKKVKDIKLTLKNVFDHPSVEELAKIIEQAKQESITGIPKAEKRDFYPSSSAQERMYYQQSLDPDNLAWNISTALQINNEADIPKLSDALQKLIDRHEALRTSFSLSEEGVVQKINNNVSLKLGVIKENDFISQADAFIGFVRPFSLSEESLLRWALFITKEGENILFIDVHHIVCDGISLDILIKDFKALYEDQELKPLDLRYIDFAVWQRNLNGQMEKHKDYWKKKLSGQLPRLELPTLQDRENIDVFTVSTSVLEIKGELYENIKTFTSNTKVSNFMFLLSVYYLLLSKTSQNPDVIIGTDAIGRTHPELNNLVGTFVNILPLRIHVDSDTSYLDFLSKVKECVLGAFDHQDFQFDQMVALIDETQKTLRNPIVDVHFAVSDTVDGEEELNALHLTPILIQKEVRTSPYEFKIEANENNSQMNIVFIYSDDLYDENIINVLKNYFYNILNSVLQDVSVKIENIELDSCSILS from the coding sequence ATGCATAATTACAGCGGTATCGAAGTTGCCATCATAGGAATGGCGGGACAATTTCCCGGAGCAAATAATATCAATGAATTTTGGGACAACCTTAAAAACGGCGTTGAATCTATTAAATTTTTTGAAGATGAAGAATTGCTGGCTGAAGGTGAAGACAAAAATGCGATCAAAAACCCGAACTATGTAAAGGCGAATGCTTTTCTCAGTAATAAAGAATATTTTGACGGAGCATTTTTCGGATATACACCGGCAGAAGTAAAATTAATGGATCCTCAGATAAGACTGTTCCACGAGAATTGTTGGAAAGCACTGGAAGATGCAGGATATATTAATACAGGAAACCAAAAGATAGGTCTGTTTGCAGGTGCATCATCTAATGTGAACTGGCTTAATTATTCCATGTTTACAAATCTTGATAATGAAGTCGATCATTTCAGTGCTTTCAGGCTGAGAGATGCTACTTTCATGTGTTCAAGAGTTTCTTATCTGATGAACTTACAGGGGCCCTCCATCTATGTAAATACAGCTTGTTCTACCTCACTTGTTGCTGTACAGAGAGCTTGTATGAGTTTATTATTGAGAGAGTGCAAAATAGCTCTTGCAGGAGGAATAACAATTAAAAATTATTCTAAAAAAGGATATTTCTACGAAGAAGGAATGATCGACTCCAGAGATGGGCACTGCAGAGCATTTGATAGCGAAGCGGATGGAACAGTAGGAGGTGAAGGTGTAGGAATTGTAGTTCTTAAAAGACTTGCTGATGCAATTGAAGACGGAGATCATATTTATGCAGTAATTAGGGGAAGCGGGGTTAATAATGACGGTTCTCAGAAAATAGCGTACAGCGCGCCAAGTGTTGATGGTCAATCACAAGCTATTTTAAAAGCTTTGAGTATGGCAAAAGTACCGGCTGAAAGTATCAGTTATATAGAAGCACATGGCACAGCGACTAAATTGGGAGACCCGATTGAAATAGAAGGTCTGAATAACTCTTTTGGTCTTAGCGAAAAAAAATACTGTGCAATAGGATCCGTAAAAACAAATATTGGACATCTTGATATCGCAAGTGGAGTAGCAGGACTGATAAAAACAGCCATGAGCCTTGAAAACAGGCAGATTCCTGCAAGTTTAAACTTTAAAAGTCATAATCCGAAGATCAATTTTGCAGAAAGTCCATTTTATGTAAATACCGAACTGACAGATTGGAAAAACGATCAATATCCTTTACGAGCAGGTGTAAGTTCTTTTGGAATTGGTGGAACAAATGCTCATGTTATTTTAGAAGAAGCACCTTCACCAAAAGTATCTTCACACAGCAGAGAGCATCAGCTTCTTGTTTTTTCTGCTAAAACAAAAACATCGCTGGAAAGAAGTTTAAAAGAATTTAAGACATATTTTCAAACAAATCCGAAAGCAAAATTAGCAGATGTAGCTCATACATTACAATTTGGCAGAGTACCAATGAATTACAGAGTTTCTGTTGCTGCTAAAGATTTTGAAGATGCTGTAGCAATGCTGGATGCCGTGAAAGTTAGAGATCGCGGAATCTCAGAAAACCAGAAACCAACGATCGCCTTTATGTTTCCGGGTTATGGATCTCAGTATGCAGGAATGTGTAAAGATTTATATGCATCAGAAGCTGCATTTAAAAAATCTGTAGATGAATGTATTGCTATTGTTAAGAATAAATTCAATAAAGATTTAAGTCCGCTCCTTCTTGCGGGTGAAGGTTCTGAATGGGCAGGAAAAATTAATGAAATCGAATTTTCTCAGCCTATACTGTTTGTTATTGAATATGCACTTGCCCAAACTCTTATCCAATGGGGAATAACACCTGATATTGTTGGAGGTCACAGCACAGGAAAATATGTAGCGGCATGCATCAGTGATATATTTTCTCTGGAAGACGCTTTAATGCTTATTGTAAAAAGAGCGGAACTGATGCAGAAGGTATCAAAAGGCAGTATGCTCAGTGTTTCGATAGCAGAACAAGAATTATTACCGTTACTAAAAGATTTTAACGACATTTCTCTTGCTGCGGTAAACAGTACTGAGCTTTGTGTTGTTTCCGGAAAAGACGAAGCTGTTGAAAAGCTCTCGCATTTTCTTGAGCAAAAAGGATATATGTGCAAACCACTTGCAGCATCTCATGCATACCATTCTTATATGATGGATGAAATACTTGAAGAGTTTGAGAATGTAATTAAAAAAATTAAAATTTCTCCGCAACAAATTCCGTTTTTATCAAATCTTTCCGGCGGATTCGCTACAGATGCTGAAATAGCACAACCTCAATACTGGGTAAGACATATCAGGGAAACGGTACGATTTTCTGATAATGTAGAAGAAATTTTAAAAAATAAAAAAGCGGTTATTTTAGAAGTAGGACCTGGAAAAGTACTTACTTCGCTTGTAAACAGCAACAAGTTTAAAAATGACGGACATACCGTCATCAATCTTGTGAGACATCCCAATGAGGAGATAAACGATCAGAAGAATTTGATTTCTGCATTAGGAAAAATATGGGAACAGGGAGTTGATATTGACTGGAAGAATCTTTATAATCCGGATGAAGTACGCCTGAAAGTATCTCTTCCTACTTATTCATTTGATAAAGTATCTTATCCTGTAAATGTAGATGCATTTAAGATGATACTAAATCATTCTGTACATACAATCGGCGATTCATCTTCGTGGTATTATGCATCTTCATGGAAGAAAGTTTCGCTTTTGAAAAAAGAATATATTCATGACGAGCATACTCTTATATTCTCAGACAATTCGGGCGTAGGAGAACTTTTATTCCAAAAACTGACTACGGAAGGCGAAAAGGTAACCATGGTAAAGAAAAGTGATAAATATAGTCAGGATAGGACGGAATTATATCATATTGATCCTGAAAATGAAGATCATTATCAGCAGCTTTTTAATGATCTTGCAGCGGAAGGTAAAAAAGCGACCCGGATAATCTACGCTTGGCCGGTTGCAAAAACCGAAAGTCAACATCAGGATATTGCAGATAAGGAATTTTTTCATTTGGTAAATGTGGCAAAGTCTATTAAAAATAATGTCCATTCCGAAAATAAAAAACTGGTCCTTATTACAAATGACCTTCACAGTATAACAGGTTATGAATCTCTTGAAATCAAAAAGTCAGCTCAATTAGGATTATTAAAGGTGATTTCTCAGGAATGTATTGGTTTTTCGACCTCACATATTGATATCTCTTTACATCATATGCTTAATGAATCGGATATTCAATATCTTACGGATGAAATTAAATATATACAGACTGGTAAAACAGTTTCATTAAGGAATTCAAACAGATGGGAACAAATTTTTGACCGTCAAAAAATAGAAGAAACTACAGAACAAAAAGCTTTCAGAGAAGGCGGAGTTTATATGATCACCGGAGGATTAGGAAATCTCGGCTATAATCTTTCAGAATATCTTATTAAAAAGTATAAAGCAAAAATAATTTTGCTGGGACGCAGCATTTTGCCTCAAAGAGATCAGTGGAACAGTGAAAAAAATAATCTGGCTGTGAACAGAATGCTTACGCTGGAATCATTAGGAGATGTATTTTACTACAACTGCAATATTGCTGATGAAAATTCTCTTAAAGAAACGGTTCAGAAGGCAGAAGAAAAATTTGGAACTATAAACGGAGTAATCCACGCTGCGGGTATTGTAAGTGAGAGTTCGGTTAATATGTTTGATTTGCTTAGCAAAGAAGGTTACAAAGAACATTTCGATGCAAAAATTAAAGGTATTGTTAATCTAGATATTGCTTTCAAAGATAAACCGCTAGATTTCTGTTTTATCGTATCTTCTTTATCATCAGTACTCGGGGGACTTGGATTCGGAGGTTACGCTTCAGCCAATACTTTCATAGATTATTTTGTAAGTGAAAAAAGAAACATAAAAGATCCGAGAAATTGGATATGTGTAAACTTTGAAGCATTAGATTTTGCTGACATTCCTGAAGATCCTAATAATCTTAATATTCCTGAGATATTTGAAGTTGTAGAACAATCTTTAATGATGAGCGAACTTTCTCCAATTGTTATTTCTAAAAGAGATTTACAGTTGAGAATTGATGAATGGGTTACTAAAAAAGGCAGCAATACACAGGAAAGTGATGCTTCAGACCATAATGCTTTATACGAGAGTTTAGCTGTTGCAGGAGGTGACATATCAAATGCTATTGAACTTACAATGAAAAATTTATGGGAAGACTTCTTTGGAAAATCTGTAGAGTCTGAAGACGATTTCTTTGAAATAGGAGGGGATTCTTTAAAGGCATTAACTATCATTAGAAAGATTCTTGCCGTTTTCAGTATAGAAATTTCAATTAAAGAGTTTTTTGATAACAGTACCTTAGAAAAAGCAAGCAAGCTGATTTTAAATAAAAAAGAGCAAGGAATTGCAGAAATCAAATCTATGCCAATTCCTAAAGCAGAAGTCAAAGAGTATTATCCGTTGAGTTCTGTACAAAAAAGATCTTACTTTATCCATGAGTTTTCAAAAACATCTTTAGCCTACAACTTACCAAGAATTGTAAGACTAAAAGGCAAAATAGATATCAATCACATTACAGATATATTCAGACAGTTATTTGACCGTCATGAAAGTTTACGTACGTATTTTGTTCAGGAGAATGGGGTTCCTGTGCAGAAAATACAAGACAGTGTTTCCTTCGGAATTTCCATCTATAAAGCAGAAGAAAATAATGTGTCTCATATTATTAATGAGTTTATAGCACCTTTTAAACTGGATAGTTGTCCTTTGATGAGGGTAGGAATTATAGAGTTGGGTTCCGAAGAACATATGCTTATGGTTGATAATCATCATATCATTTCAGATGCCATCTCACAGGGAATTCTGATATATGACTTCATGAGATTATACAATAATGAAATATTACCGGAACTTAAAATACAGTACAAGGATTATGTAGAATGGCAGTTGAGTGAAGAGCGTATGCAGAAAATAATCGAGCAGAAATACTTCTGGAATGATCAGTTTTCTGATGAGTTTTCATATCTGGAATTACCGACTGATTTTGCAAGACCATTGGTGTCCAGTTACACAGGAGAGGCTGTAAATATAGAACTCACCTCCCAGGAAACAAAAGGATTGAAAAAACTCGCCGAAGAAGAGAAAGTTACAAACTATATGTTGCTTTTATCAGTCTTCAATATTTTCATCAGTAAAATTTCCAATCAGGAAGATATTATTGTTGGGTCACCGGTTGCAGGAAGGCAGCATTCTGATCTGGATGATGTCATAGGAGATTTTGTAAATGTTTTGCCTATCAGAAATTTTCCAAAAGGAAGCCTGAAATTCAGAGAGTTTTTATCGGAAGTAAAAACAAATGCAATTGCATGCTTTGACAATCAGGAATATCCTTTCGAAGAACTTGTAGACGATCTTAATGTAAAAAGATCAACAAACAGAAATCCTTTATTTGATGTCTTCTTCGAATATCAGACAATTTCTGAAGATACAGAATTGAAAATTCCGGGATTAGAATTAACGAATTTTAATAATTTCGAAGAAAAAGCACTCACCGTTTCGAAGTTTGATATGATGTTTTCTGCGGTGGAAAGCAGTGACGGAAGCGAGCTTTATTTACGACTTGAATATTCTTATGATCTTTTCAAAAGAGAAACAATAGAAAGATTTATCGGGTATTACAAAAAAATTGTAAATGCAGTAGTTAATAACCCTGAAATTTTAATTGCAGATATTATTCTCCATGAGCAGGAAGATCAAGAACTGATTTATAACGAAAATAAAACTTCCACATCCGAAAGTACAGAAACAATTGTAGAGCTTTTTGAAAACCAGTTTATCAGAACTCCGGAGCAAATTGCAATACAAGATAATTCACAGGTTTTAAGCTTTGAAGATCTTAAAAAGGCATCAGATCGCATCTCAGCTTATCTTACTGAAGTAAAAGGCATCAAACAAGGCGATCTTGTAGGAGTAATGTTGGACAGAAATATTGATCTTGTTCCTACTATTTTGGGAGTTTTAAAAACAGGAGCGGCATTTGTTCCGATAGATATAAAAACTCCGGCAGAAAGAGTGAACAGCATTGCTGCCGAGTCAGAGTTTAAGTTACTGATAACAATGAGCAAATATATAGACTCAGTAACAGTTCATACACTTAAGCTTGATGAAGAAGCAAATCTTATTAAAGAATATAAAGCAATTCCTTACAAACCAGATTCTATAGATCATCAATCGGTAGCATACATCATCTTTACGTCCGGATCTACCGGAAAACCGAAAGGGGTTATGATAGAGCATCATTCTTTGGTTAATTACATCAAATTTGCAGAATCGCAATATGTAAATGGACTTAAATCTACTTTCCCTCTGTTTACATCTATTTCTTTTGATTTAACTATCACTTCTATTTTTACACCTCTTGTGACGGGTAATACCATTGTGATGTTTCCTGAAGACGAAAATGAATCGCTTGTAGAAAAGGTATTTCAAAATAATGAAATTGATGTAATTAAGCTTACTCCTTCTCACTTAAAAATTGTAAAGGAAATTAGTTTTGATGATTCAAATAATTCAAGAAGAATTATTGTAGGAGGAGAAGATCTGGAAACAAGGCTTGCACAGGAAATCTTTAAGAAATTTGAAGGAAATGTTGAAATCTATAATGAATATGGTCCTACAGAAGCAACAGTGGGATGTATGATTTATAAATTCAGACCGGAAGAAGACTTCCACAGTGTTCCGATAGGAGTTCCTGTTGATAATACCCAGATATATCTGCTGGATAGTTCCCTAAAACCTGTTCCTGTAGGTGTAAAAGGCGAATTATATGTTGCAGGAGCCGGAATAGCAAGGGGATATTTAAATAATGAAGAGCTTACGCAGGAGAAATTTCTTGAAAATCCTTTTGTAAAAGGGAAGAAGATGTATAAAACAGGAGATCTTGCAGTACGTTTAGCGGATGGTAATATTCTTTTTAAAGGAAGAATAGATGATCAGATCAAGATCAGAGGTTACAGAATAGAGCTTGGAGAAATTGAAAGTAAAATGTTCGGTTATCAGGATATTAAAGAAGCTGTGGTATTAGCAAAGGAAACCGACAATGACAAATCTTTGGTAGCATACTATGTATCGGATGTTGCAGCAGATGCTGAAGATCTTAAAAACTATCTTCTGACAGTTTTACCGGATTATATGGTTCCTGTGAATTATATCAGATTAGATAAACTACCACTTACCAAAAACGGAAAGCTTGATAAAAAGGCATTACCTGATGTTGAGGTAGAATCTGCGTATAAAGCTCCATCCAATGAACTGGAACATATGCTTGTTGATATTTTTGCCAATATTCTGAAGCTGGAAAAAGATACGATAAGTACTACGAAAAGCTTCTTTGAATTGGGAGGAAATTCTATTAAAGTGATCTTGCTTATCAGTAATATTAAAAAAGTTAAGGATATAAAACTTACTCTAAAGAATGTTTTTGATCATCCTTCGGTTGAAGAGCTTGCTAAAATTATAGAACAAGCAAAACAGGAGAGTATTACAGGTATTCCAAAAGCTGAAAAAAGAGATTTTTATCCGTCTTCGTCGGCTCAGGAAAGAATGTATTATCAGCAATCTTTAGATCCCGATAATCTGGCATGGAATATTTCAACAGCATTACAGATTAATAATGAAGCAGATATACCGAAACTTTCAGATGCTTTACAGAAACTTATCGACAGACATGAAGCTTTAAGAACAAGTTTTAGTCTCTCAGAAGAGGGCGTTGTACAAAAAATAAATAACAATGTATCCTTAAAACTTGGTGTTATTAAAGAAAATGACTTTATCAGCCAGGCAGATGCATTCATTGGCTTTGTACGTCCGTTCAGTCTTTCCGAAGAAAGTCTTTTAAGATGGGCATTATTCATTACTAAAGAAGGAGAAAATATACTTTTTATAGATGTACATCATATTGTTTGTGACGGAATTTCTTTAGATATTCTCATTAAAGATTTTAAAGCTTTATACGAAGATCAGGAGCTGAAACCTTTGGATTTACGATATATTGATTTTGCTGTGTGGCAGAGAAATCTTAATGGGCAAATGGAGAAACATAAAGATTACTGGAAGAAAAAATTATCCGGACAATTACCAAGACTGGAGCTTCCAACATTACAAGACAGAGAAAATATTGATGTCTTTACAGTTTCCACAAGTGTATTGGAAATAAAAGGTGAGCTTTATGAAAATATCAAAACCTTTACAAGTAATACTAAAGTTTCCAACTTCATGTTCTTACTGTCTGTTTACTATTTACTTCTGTCAAAAACTTCTCAAAATCCGGATGTTATCATAGGGACAGATGCCATCGGAAGAACGCACCCTGAACTCAATAATCTGGTTGGAACTTTTGTAAATATTCTGCCTTTGAGAATTCATGTTGATTCTGATACTTCATATCTGGATTTTCTGTCTAAGGTAAAAGAGTGTGTCTTAGGCGCGTTTGATCATCAGGATTTTCAGTTCGATCAGATGGTAGCTTTAATTGATGAGACTCAGAAAACTTTAAGAAATCCTATCGTAGATGTACACTTTGCAGTTTCGGATACGGTAGATGGAGAAGAAGAACTTAATGCTTTACATCTTACTCCTATCCTCATTCAGAAAGAAGTTAGAACCTCACCATATGAATTTAAAATTGAGGCTAACGAAAATAACTCTCAGATGAATATTGTTTTCATTTATAGTGATGATCTATATGACGAAAATATAATCAATGTACTGAAGAATTATTTTTACAATATTCTAAATTCTGTCCTTCAGGATGTTTCTGTAAAAATAGAAAATATCGAACTGGACTCTTGTAGTATTCTCAGCTAA